A single region of the Triticum dicoccoides isolate Atlit2015 ecotype Zavitan chromosome 2B, WEW_v2.0, whole genome shotgun sequence genome encodes:
- the LOC119361017 gene encoding ferredoxin-thioredoxin reductase, variable chain, chloroplastic-like, with protein sequence MATATAATAPSTSSSLLLRRPLPPNSTAACCLAPPRCRARLRTARQVAVSSVSPSPSPSPDVADEEATAAPKLGKRVHVTTPVRVYHVPKAPNLDLRGMEGVVKQYVGVWKGKRITANRPFSDWSSSTPLYGYGQYLSVIKPLLLDQ encoded by the coding sequence ATGGCAACCGCCACCGCCGCGACCGCCCCTTCCACCTCCTCGTCACTCCTCCTCCGCCGACCCCTCCCTCCAAATTCCACAGCCGCGTGCTGCCTCGCGCCACCACGGTGCCGCGCGCGCCTCCGCACCGCGCGCCAGGTTGCCGTCAGCAGCgtgtccccatccccatccccgtccCCCGACGTGGCGGATGAGGAGGCCACGGCCGCGCCCAAGCTCGGCAAGCGCGTGCACGTCACGACGCCGGTCCGCGTCTACCACGTCCCCAAGGCGCCGAACCTGGACCTCCGCGGCATGGAAGGTGTGGTCAAGCAGTATGTCGGTGTGTGGAAGGGCAAGCGCATCACGGCCAATCGCCCTTTCTCCGACTGGTCAAGCAGTACTCCTTTGTATGGCTACGGTCAGTATTTGTCTGTAATTAAACCTCTTCTCCTTGATCAATGA
- the LOC119364927 gene encoding nucleolar and coiled-body phosphoprotein 1-like: protein MGLCLSKKQQRRQEEQPRNAAKRSGKDAAPLATEEKRAPTTAKPAPSRKATAPRAEEPAADKRTVFVVKAAAAAAAAEVASGGESDGVKRAPPAPAAPVEEAAKPAVVSRVPVRTSSCTKEEVDAILIQCGRLSRSSSASGKAAASGESGGGHRRYSGSKRSYDFDLERRAGGVDDECDWDRLGGGAAASRPSPRRRTPDRKRSASHESRSGAGSGSRRVSRSPGRRGEGATAAASSVGVERFARQPGKLVSVPAREKGRAPSPVKAAPSGKRYASPTLRSNSPARAAAVANENAGVQPTHGPSLSRSSSRKADNSPYRRNPMAELDENALANNHHTTNNGKPQNQKKPIESVAAVSQRLGERCQTAKDKTEITEEAVAPDTKAPSARMNATHTVSIVAESVVNNTRAGPGCRSSRRSSRDFDHSGSSFAFVEDSVAPDTRAPSSKINATHSVNIVAESVGSTKAGRSSRRSSRDFDHAFLNEAMASETKAPSSRMNATHTVSIVSESVASQKAGPAGRSSRRSSRDFDHNGNSYASLLLEDIQSYHQQNASDTAVAAPAFSLPACVSKACSILEAVADLNSSPSENRSFELDRSADDKGSANVSCYSAGKAAAAGTHVVESEVVVKDDLMEPSLHKYVSVRDIRGEAEPQESAGSNSFAGNPWTCSWEPNSVDSTDRTWTASQSNSDDAEQRSGGTVGTLEQSWQSKQESGGRAWLGSDGSAQLGRGAHRGGGGVARSDVRTASANSSSA, encoded by the exons ATGGGTCTCTGCCTCAGCAAGAAGCAGCAGCGGCGGCAAGAGGAGCAGCCGCGCAATGCGGCCAAGAGGAGCGGCAAGGACGCCGCCCCGCTAGCCACGGAGGAGAAGAGGGCGCCGACGACGGCCAAGCCGGCGCCGTCCAGGAAGGCCACTGCGCCCAGGGCGGAGGAGCCGGCGGCGGACAAGCGGACGGTGTTCGTGGTCAAGGCTGCGGCCGCCGCCGCGGCTGCCGAGGTGGCGAGCGGCGGGGAGAGCGACGGGGTGAAGAGGGCGCCCCCCGCTCCGGCCGCACCGGTCGAGGAGGCAGCGAAGCCGGCGGTCGTTAGCAGGGTGCCGGTGCGGACCTCCAGCTGCACCAAGGAGGAGGTGGACGCGATTCTGATCCAGTGCGGCCGGCTCAGCCGGAGCTCGTCGGCGTCGGGGAAGGCGGCTGCGTCGGGCGAGAGCGGCGGGGGCCATAGGAGGTACTCTGGATCTAAGAGGAGCTACGACTTCGACCTGGAGAGGAGGGCTGGGGGCGTCGACGACGAGTGCGACTGGGACAGGCTGGGCGGAGGCGCCGCCGCGTCGAGGCCCTCGCCGCGCCGGAGGACGCCGGACCGTAAGCGGTCGGCCAGCCACGAGAGCCGAAGCGGTGCCGGGAGCGGGAGCAGGAGAGTGAGCCGCTCGCCCGGACGGCGCGGCGAGGGTGCAACCGCGGCGGCGAGCTCCGTGGGCGTCGAGCGGTTTGCGCGGCAGCCCGGGAAGTTGGTGTCGGTCCCGGCCCGAGAGAAAGGGCGCGCGCCGTCGCCGGTGAAGGCTGCGCCGTCTGGGAAGAGGTACGCGTCGCCAACCCTGAGGTCCAACTCCCCCGCAAGGGCGGCGGCCGTCGCGAATGAGAACGCCGGGGTGCAACCGACGCACGGGCCGTCGCTGAGCCGAAGCTCGTCGAGGAAGGCCGATAACTCGCCGTACCGTCGCAACCCCATGGCGGAGCTCGACGAGAACGCACTGGCCAACAACCACCACACCACCAACAACGGCAAGCCCCAAAATCAAAAG AAACCCATCGAGAGTGTCGCCGCCGTTTCACAGAGGTTGGGGGAGCGCTGCCAGACTGCGAAGGACAAGACGGAGATCACGGAGGAGGCCGTGGCGCCGGACACCAAGGCACCGTCCGCGAGGATGAACGCGACGCACACGGTGAGCATTGTGGCCGAGAGCGTCGTCAACAACACGAGGGCGGGGCCTGGGTGCCGGTCGTCGCGGCGGTCCTCGCGGGACTTCGACCACAGCGGCAGTTCTTTCGCCTTCGTGGAGGATTCCGTTGCGCCAGACACCAGAGCGCCGTCTTCCAAGATCAACGCGACGCACTCGGTGAACATTGTGGCCGAGAGCGTCGGGAGCACAAAGGCGGGgcggtcgtcgaggaggtcgtcccGAGACTTCGACCACGCCTTCCTGAATGAGGCCATGGCGTCGGAGACAAAAGCACCGTCGTCCAGGATGAACGCGACGCACACGGTGAGCATCGTGTCGGAGAGCGTTGCCAGCCAGAAAGCCGGGCCGGCAGGCCGGTCGTCGAGGCGGTCATCCCGCGACTTCGATCACAACGGCAACTCCTATGCCTCCCTGCTCCTCGAAGACATCCAGAGCTATCACCAGCAGAACGCCAGCGACACGGCCGTGGCGGCGCCGGCGTTCTCGCTCCCGGCGTGCGTGTCCAAAGCCTGCTCCATCCTTGAAGCGGTCGCGGACCTCAACTCCTCGCCGTCGGAGAACAGGAGCTTTGAGCTGGACCGGTCGGCCGACGACAAGGGGTCGGCCAACGTGAGCTGCTACAGCgccgggaaggcggcggcggcgggcacgcACGTCGTCGAGTCCGAGGTCGTTGTCAAGGACGACCTCATGGAGCCGAGCCTGCACAAGTACGTGTCCGTGCGGGACATCCGCGGCGAGGCCGAGCCGCAGGAGTCCGCCGGGAGCAACAGCTTCGCCGGCAACCCGTGGACGTGCTCGTGGGAGCCCAATTCCGTCGACTCCACCGACCGGACGTGGACGGCCTCGCAGTCCAACAGCGACGATGCCGAGCAGcgcagcggcggcacggtcggcacaCTCGAACAGTCTTGGCAGAGCAAGCAGGAGTCCGGTGGCCGTGCGTGGTTGGGCTCTGACGGCAGTGCTCAGCTCGGGCGCGGTGCTcatcgtggcggcggcggcgtcgcgcGATCCGATGTTCGTACTGCATCAGCGAACTCTTCTAGCGCttag